A single Thermaerobacter sp. FW80 DNA region contains:
- the fetB gene encoding iron export ABC transporter permease subunit FetB yields the protein MDAGYIRLGGGELALAAALILINGALSLALGLGLERRLLVASARTVIQLLLIGYLLRFIFGLRHPLWVLALGLVMVVLAGHAAAGRVGGRFRGIYFGSTLSVLVASFTVTGLAVAFIVRPRPWYEPQYVIPLLGMVLGNTLNGISLGLDRFLEGLVRRRDQVEGLLALGATRWEACRDVMRDAVRTGMVPTLNAMAVVGLVSLPGMMTGQILAGADPADAVRYQIVIMFMIAAATALGTLGAVAYAYRSLLDGYHRLRLDRLQTPPDPH from the coding sequence CCTGGGCGGTGGGGAACTCGCCCTGGCGGCGGCGCTCATCCTGATCAATGGCGCGCTGTCCCTCGCGCTTGGGCTCGGCCTCGAGCGGCGGCTCCTGGTGGCGTCGGCCCGCACGGTGATCCAGCTGCTGCTGATTGGCTACCTGCTGCGGTTCATCTTCGGGTTGCGCCACCCCCTCTGGGTGCTGGCGCTCGGCCTGGTCATGGTGGTCCTCGCGGGCCATGCGGCGGCGGGGCGGGTCGGCGGTCGGTTCCGGGGGATCTACTTCGGCAGCACGCTGTCGGTGCTGGTCGCATCCTTCACCGTCACCGGCCTGGCCGTCGCGTTCATCGTCCGCCCGCGACCGTGGTACGAGCCGCAGTACGTGATCCCCCTGCTCGGCATGGTCCTCGGTAACACCCTCAACGGCATCTCCCTGGGACTCGACCGGTTCCTCGAGGGCCTGGTCCGCCGCCGGGACCAAGTGGAGGGCTTGCTGGCCCTGGGCGCCACTCGCTGGGAGGCGTGCCGCGACGTCATGCGGGATGCCGTCCGGACGGGCATGGTGCCCACCCTCAACGCCATGGCGGTGGTGGGGCTGGTGAGCCTCCCCGGCATGATGACGGGCCAGATCCTGGCGGGTGCCGACCCCGCCGACGCCGTCCGCTACCAGATCGTGATCATGTTCATGATCGCCGCCGCCACGGCCCTGGGGACCCTGGGGGCCGTGGCGTACGCGTACCGATCGTTGCTGGACGGCTACCACCGGCTGCGACTCGACCGGCTGCAGACGCCGCCCGACCCCCACTGA
- a CDS encoding sugar transferase: protein MDPIWAGPAGTVALAGAHLALVAVALERTRRPLLTGFHVFLGLDAVAYGLRPLASVLIGGYLLYGLPADLHPGGAPVSFLPPAPVEPAAWAAYNRGLALQLGFAAALVAAYLLVRPVPPSVPGDAPARPVGSARSLGSRSPDGLPPARPSPARPSPAPRNRTGAQVARTAAHLRVAWLLSLLVGTGAVVAMHVLSDGAWLPGRRGGTTVTAAVPYGKILFPLAAIPLAASLPLAYAMTAGPNRGPTAGSAAGPAAGPTWSSAARPAAGPTAGPAADHGGYGGTGRRQASCPRAEGSRRWTAFGRVALAVGRATLRATPGVGTLWAIALLLLLYQRGYLLNAVVVAAWLDERRRPWTVRRLGALLVVLMVLLAGARPLAGVVAEGLVAILGGLPPALRALPAAALTDDPAAGAPGSRAPAGKASGAARSTNRPGPPDGPAAAAMPRCAAPWAARPTAPAAGAAGSNPAQGAVRAEAPAHPAAGEAAAPRASALRGAVPGALGAWVLGAARFVARTPDFDGPDVWVLVQGFTARHGLLGGQTLAAVPARLLPPDNRSRRCLLTAVDLLNTYRWRQFYWGTRFGFNVSLAQEVYLNFGAGALPVAGGVAGLLAALADRRLWSRRPAGLPTAREVYTAAPLLAAAGFTKEPAATLLWALAHLLVGAGVHAAAAGGVPPHSAGPPQREHPGQRGTAPSRRGPGAPLDPGDAPPDPRGAVVDPGGVEPAGAPGCAEPSSVRVVICRSNPVDPDPRVERIARTLARAGYRVTVVGWDREGRRATAQRATASATGAGSVAGNGPGPGSRTGPGVGRERGPARVGAGLAAGTVTGTAPGTATGTAPGTGTGVHKVLLATDLPVFGLRSQSRPRPPRSPYGNGLRNLPRWLAWQARLLAWLWRHRHGIDVIHACDFDTLIPALIVRSLAGGRHRLARAANQTGLAPPAARDGAARRDRSSDRTRIAVVYDIFDWYADTVRGLPPLLRRFVAALDRRLLTLADAVILADEHRRPQLGGARPRRLAVIHNSPDWDSPHWDGPRDPLPPQEPGPLQDAATPTDPTACRDATLPQDAPPPSDPAPRANGETRATRPAAGRLALRLAYVGTLQPGRGLDLVLSLMARHPEWHLELAGFGPDEPLVRQAAAALPNVTFHGRVAHDRCRQIYSRADVILALYDPAIPNHRYASPNRLFEALALGKPVVVARGTGVDRRVRRHRLGWVVAYGDSEGLEAALADAARWSAARRRAFARRVRRLFRRRWAWPHMERRLLALYRAVTRRAGGEPSEGGRPEGHLRPTGSGPGSAGDTPTHGTGLPRENPPSDGGADRAPGRPLATPHGEPDADRVPHAGGDSGAHRDRDHPGRHGLDPSDLPGKQDHTPPPRVPLVPPRGVPRGPRVLIGPKVPPGVRRRVLIWALGHGMAVDLIPDPYEVVVASARWSRLGDAPLLRIGPLEPPPLARLAKRILDVVGSLLLLVLFAWAFVLIPLLIWLDDRGPVLYRQTRLGLHGRPFTILKFRTMVVDAERDTGPTWAKKEDPRVTRIGRVLRSTHLDELPQLVNVLCGEMSLVGPRPERPELAARFSLDEPAFRLREAVKPGLTGLAQVER from the coding sequence ATGGACCCCATCTGGGCCGGTCCGGCAGGCACCGTGGCCCTGGCCGGCGCGCACCTGGCGCTGGTGGCGGTCGCCCTGGAGCGGACCCGTCGCCCGCTGCTGACCGGCTTTCACGTGTTCCTGGGCCTGGACGCCGTGGCCTACGGGCTCCGTCCCCTGGCCAGCGTCCTGATCGGCGGCTACCTCCTGTACGGGCTTCCGGCCGACCTGCACCCCGGCGGGGCGCCGGTCTCCTTCCTGCCCCCGGCGCCGGTCGAACCGGCCGCCTGGGCGGCCTACAACCGCGGCCTGGCCTTGCAGCTGGGTTTCGCGGCGGCGCTGGTGGCGGCATACCTCCTGGTGCGACCGGTGCCGCCATCGGTCCCGGGGGATGCGCCGGCCCGGCCCGTCGGTTCGGCCCGGTCCCTCGGTTCTCGGTCGCCCGATGGGCTGCCGCCCGCCCGGCCGTCCCCCGCGCGGCCGTCGCCCGCGCCTCGCAACCGCACGGGCGCCCAGGTCGCCCGGACCGCCGCCCACCTGCGGGTCGCGTGGCTGCTCTCGCTGCTCGTGGGGACGGGGGCGGTGGTGGCCATGCACGTCCTCTCCGACGGCGCGTGGCTTCCGGGCCGGCGGGGCGGGACCACGGTGACGGCCGCCGTCCCGTACGGGAAGATCCTCTTCCCGCTGGCGGCCATCCCCCTGGCGGCCAGCCTGCCCCTGGCCTATGCCATGACGGCCGGGCCCAATCGGGGCCCCACCGCGGGCTCCGCGGCGGGACCTGCGGCAGGCCCCACCTGGAGCTCCGCGGCGCGACCCGCCGCGGGCCCCACCGCAGGCCCCGCCGCGGACCACGGTGGCTACGGCGGAACCGGCCGCCGCCAGGCGTCGTGCCCCCGGGCGGAGGGGTCCCGGCGCTGGACCGCCTTCGGAAGGGTCGCCCTTGCGGTCGGGCGCGCCACCCTTCGCGCCACCCCTGGGGTCGGAACCCTCTGGGCCATCGCGCTCCTTCTCCTCCTCTACCAGCGGGGCTATCTGCTCAACGCGGTGGTGGTCGCCGCCTGGCTGGACGAACGCCGCCGGCCCTGGACCGTCCGCCGCCTGGGGGCCCTGCTGGTCGTTCTGATGGTCCTCCTGGCCGGCGCCCGGCCCCTGGCGGGGGTGGTGGCGGAGGGGCTCGTGGCCATCCTGGGTGGCCTGCCCCCGGCCCTCCGGGCTCTGCCCGCAGCGGCCCTGACGGACGATCCGGCCGCCGGTGCACCCGGATCGCGGGCGCCCGCCGGCAAGGCCTCGGGGGCGGCCCGGTCGACGAACCGTCCCGGGCCGCCGGACGGGCCGGCCGCAGCCGCCATGCCACGCTGCGCCGCCCCCTGGGCCGCCCGGCCCACTGCCCCGGCCGCAGGGGCCGCAGGCAGCAACCCCGCACAAGGGGCGGTCCGGGCGGAGGCGCCGGCGCACCCGGCTGCGGGGGAGGCCGCGGCGCCGCGGGCCTCGGCCCTGCGCGGGGCGGTGCCCGGTGCGCTGGGCGCCTGGGTCCTCGGGGCGGCTCGCTTCGTGGCCCGCACCCCCGACTTCGACGGGCCCGACGTGTGGGTGCTGGTCCAGGGCTTCACCGCCCGCCACGGCCTCCTCGGTGGCCAGACCCTGGCGGCCGTTCCCGCCCGGCTGCTCCCCCCGGACAACCGGTCCCGCCGCTGCCTCCTCACGGCCGTCGACCTCCTCAACACGTACCGCTGGCGGCAGTTCTACTGGGGGACGCGCTTCGGCTTCAACGTCTCGCTGGCCCAGGAGGTCTACCTCAACTTCGGGGCCGGGGCGCTGCCCGTGGCCGGCGGGGTGGCGGGGCTGCTGGCGGCCCTGGCCGACCGTCGGCTGTGGAGCCGGCGCCCGGCGGGGCTTCCCACCGCCCGGGAGGTGTACACCGCGGCGCCGCTGCTGGCCGCGGCCGGGTTCACCAAGGAACCGGCGGCGACCCTGCTGTGGGCCTTGGCGCACCTGCTGGTCGGCGCCGGCGTGCACGCCGCGGCCGCCGGGGGGGTCCCGCCGCACAGCGCGGGTCCGCCCCAGCGAGAGCATCCAGGGCAACGGGGCACCGCCCCGTCCCGTCGCGGGCCGGGGGCGCCATTGGACCCCGGAGATGCGCCTCCCGACCCCAGGGGCGCGGTGGTGGACCCCGGGGGTGTGGAACCCGCGGGGGCTCCCGGGTGCGCGGAACCCTCCAGCGTCCGGGTGGTGATCTGCCGCTCCAACCCGGTCGATCCCGACCCCCGGGTGGAACGCATCGCCCGCACCCTGGCGCGGGCCGGCTACCGGGTGACGGTGGTGGGTTGGGATCGGGAGGGCAGGCGGGCAACGGCCCAGCGGGCGACGGCGAGCGCGACGGGAGCGGGATCGGTGGCGGGGAACGGGCCGGGCCCCGGGTCTCGGACGGGCCCGGGGGTGGGGAGGGAAAGGGGACCCGCTCGGGTGGGAGCGGGGTTGGCGGCGGGAACGGTCACGGGAACGGCCCCGGGGACGGCTACGGGAACGGCCCCGGGAACGGGGACGGGGGTGCACAAGGTGCTCCTCGCCACGGACCTGCCCGTCTTCGGGCTCCGGTCGCAGTCGCGGCCCCGCCCGCCCCGCAGCCCTTACGGCAACGGCCTGCGCAACCTGCCGCGGTGGCTCGCCTGGCAGGCTCGGCTCCTCGCCTGGCTCTGGCGCCACCGGCACGGCATCGACGTGATCCACGCCTGCGACTTCGACACCCTGATCCCGGCGCTGATCGTCCGCAGTTTGGCCGGTGGGCGGCACCGCCTCGCCAGGGCGGCGAACCAAACCGGGCTGGCGCCCCCCGCAGCCAGGGACGGGGCGGCACGCCGGGACCGCAGCTCGGATCGGACCCGGATCGCCGTGGTGTACGACATCTTCGACTGGTACGCCGACACCGTGAGGGGCCTGCCGCCGCTTCTGCGGCGGTTCGTCGCCGCCCTCGACCGGCGGCTGCTGACCCTGGCCGATGCCGTGATCCTGGCGGACGAACACCGCCGCCCCCAGCTGGGCGGGGCCCGCCCGCGCCGGCTGGCCGTGATCCACAACAGCCCGGACTGGGACAGTCCGCACTGGGACGGACCGCGGGATCCCCTGCCGCCGCAGGAGCCGGGGCCGCTCCAGGACGCGGCGACGCCCACGGACCCAACGGCATGTCGCGACGCGACGCTGCCGCAGGACGCGCCGCCCCCGTCCGACCCCGCGCCCCGTGCGAACGGCGAGACCCGGGCGACCCGGCCCGCGGCGGGCCGGCTTGCGTTGCGTCTGGCTTACGTCGGCACCCTGCAGCCGGGACGGGGCCTGGACCTCGTCTTGTCCCTCATGGCCCGGCACCCGGAGTGGCACCTGGAGCTGGCCGGCTTCGGCCCGGACGAGCCGCTGGTCCGCCAGGCTGCCGCCGCGTTGCCCAACGTGACCTTCCACGGCCGCGTCGCCCACGACCGGTGCCGCCAGATCTACAGCCGGGCCGACGTCATCCTGGCCCTCTACGACCCCGCCATCCCCAATCACCGCTACGCCAGCCCGAACCGGCTGTTCGAGGCGCTGGCCCTGGGCAAGCCCGTGGTGGTGGCCCGGGGGACCGGGGTCGACCGCCGCGTCCGGCGCCATCGCCTGGGGTGGGTCGTCGCCTACGGCGACAGCGAGGGGCTCGAGGCGGCGCTCGCCGACGCCGCACGGTGGAGTGCGGCCCGGCGACGCGCCTTCGCCCGCCGCGTCCGGCGTCTCTTCAGACGACGTTGGGCCTGGCCTCACATGGAGCGGCGGTTGCTCGCCCTCTATCGGGCGGTGACCCGCCGGGCCGGCGGCGAGCCGTCGGAGGGGGGCAGGCCCGAGGGCCACCTCCGGCCTACCGGTAGCGGTCCTGGTTCGGCGGGCGATACCCCAACCCACGGCACCGGGCTCCCCCGCGAAAACCCTCCGTCGGACGGCGGTGCCGACCGCGCCCCTGGGCGACCCCTCGCCACGCCCCACGGCGAACCGGACGCCGATCGCGTGCCCCACGCCGGTGGCGACTCCGGCGCCCATCGCGATCGCGATCACCCCGGTCGCCACGGGCTCGACCCCTCCGACCTCCCCGGCAAACAGGATCACACCCCGCCTCCCCGTGTCCCGCTGGTCCCACCCCGGGGCGTCCCCCGGGGTCCCCGCGTGCTCATCGGCCCGAAGGTCCCGCCTGGCGTGCGCCGTCGCGTCCTGATCTGGGCGCTGGGCCACGGGATGGCCGTCGACCTCATCCCCGATCCCTACGAGGTGGTGGTGGCCAGCGCCCGGTGGAGCCGCCTGGGGGACGCACCTCTCCTGCGCATCGGCCCCCTCGAACCGCCCCCGCTGGCCCGCCTGGCCAAACGCATCCTGGACGTGGTGGGGAGCCTGCTGCTGCTGGTCCTCTTCGCCTGGGCCTTCGTCCTGATCCCCCTGCTGATCTGGTTGGACGACCGCGGACCCGTCCTCTACCGCCAGACGCGGCTCGGCCTCCACGGTCGCCCCTTCACGATCCTCAAGTTCCGGACCATGGTGGTCGACGCCGAGCGCGACACGGGCCCCACCTGGGCAAAGAAGGAAGATCCCCGGGTAACGCGAATTGGACGAGTGTTGCGGTCGACCCATCTCGACGAATTGCCCCAATTGGTCAATGTGCTGTGCGGAGAGATGAGCCTGGTGGGCCCCCGGCCCGAGCGGCCGGAGCTGGCGGCCCGGTTCTCCCTGGACGAACCGGCCTTCCGGCTCCGCGAGGCCGTCAAGCCGGGGCTCACCGGCCTGGCCCAGGTCGAAAGGTGA
- a CDS encoding exopolysaccharide biosynthesis polyprenyl glycosylphosphotransferase yields MIAGVLTAILLSVWSVPFARRAKHTYYQHHVTLVSADPLGWQGRLPAYVSIRHALTPADFLKTPPATDRVVLASDVPMEYRERIVSWALRNQVDLYVVPNTYEILMASGRLTHIGDIPLMTVYRLALSIELRAVKRALDLAGALSLLIAFLPVFLIVPLLIWLEDRGPVFYRQRRVGRDGKIFELIKFRTMVPEAEKLTGPVWAREDDPRVTRVGKWLRATRLDELPQVFNVLRGEMSLVGPRPERPELVMEFAGRNAMFRAREAVKPGITGLAQVLGRYDTEPDSKLRFDLFYITRWGLGLDLLILLWTIPVVLFPRSVGIAARKIRQRIGLEFRI; encoded by the coding sequence GTGATCGCAGGTGTCCTCACCGCGATCTTACTTTCCGTGTGGAGCGTTCCCTTCGCCCGCCGGGCAAAGCACACGTATTACCAACACCACGTAACCCTTGTGTCCGCCGACCCCCTTGGGTGGCAGGGGCGACTGCCCGCCTACGTCTCGATTCGCCATGCGCTGACGCCGGCTGACTTCCTCAAGACGCCACCGGCGACCGACCGTGTGGTCCTTGCCTCCGATGTCCCAATGGAGTACCGGGAACGCATCGTGAGTTGGGCGCTTCGAAATCAGGTGGACCTCTACGTCGTGCCCAATACGTATGAGATTCTGATGGCTTCTGGGCGGCTGACTCACATCGGTGACATACCGTTGATGACCGTATATCGCTTGGCATTGTCAATTGAACTCAGAGCGGTAAAGCGGGCCCTGGATCTGGCTGGAGCGCTATCGCTTTTAATCGCGTTCCTTCCCGTCTTCCTGATCGTGCCGCTATTAATCTGGCTGGAGGACCGGGGGCCCGTATTCTACCGCCAGCGGCGGGTGGGCCGTGACGGGAAGATCTTCGAACTGATTAAATTCCGTACCATGGTGCCGGAAGCCGAAAAACTCACGGGTCCCGTCTGGGCCCGAGAGGACGACCCGCGGGTAACTCGCGTCGGAAAGTGGTTGCGAGCGACTCGGCTCGACGAATTGCCTCAGGTCTTCAATGTGTTGCGGGGAGAAATGAGCTTGGTGGGTCCGAGGCCGGAGCGTCCCGAACTGGTTATGGAGTTCGCAGGGCGTAATGCGATGTTCCGGGCCCGGGAGGCCGTCAAACCGGGTATTACGGGACTGGCCCAGGTGTTGGGCAGGTATGACACGGAGCCGGATTCCAAACTGCGATTTGATTTGTTCTACATTACTCGCTGGGGGCTTGGTCTGGATCTACTTATCCTTCTTTGGACAATTCCAGTAGTGCTATTTCCGCGCAGTGTTGGTATAGCCGCAAGAAAAATTAGGCAACGAATAGGTCTCGAGTTTCGGATCTGA
- a CDS encoding glycosyltransferase: MNERVALLLPSFELGGVERMMLRLADGFIQRGLAVDLVVVRKDGPLATEVPAGARIIDLGGTRALASTFALVRYLRQVRPRALLTAKDYINIVALWARQLSGVPVRIVVSVRINPILHFQHVTKLREKIIPMLMRVTYPRADSVVAVSHGVAVDLIRFIGIRKDKVHVVYNPVVSDAIFIRAAEPVHHPWFAPGEPPVVLAVGRLTAQKDFGTLIKAFSLVRKERIARLMILGEGKERPTLERMVHDLGLDEVVSLPGFEVNPYKYMKRAAVFVLSSRWEGFGNVLAEAMALGTPVVSTDCPSGPAEILEYGRWGDLVPVADPQALARAILKRLDERDETKTRGAAARAQEFSLRRSVDRYARLLLGERERDLAMFT, encoded by the coding sequence ATGAACGAACGTGTAGCTTTGTTGTTGCCTTCCTTTGAACTCGGCGGAGTAGAACGTATGATGTTAAGGTTAGCGGACGGTTTTATCCAACGAGGGTTGGCTGTTGACCTAGTTGTGGTTAGAAAAGACGGACCACTAGCGACAGAAGTTCCCGCTGGAGCTCGGATCATCGATCTTGGAGGGACAAGGGCACTTGCCAGCACATTCGCGCTAGTTCGTTATCTCCGTCAGGTCCGTCCTAGAGCCCTACTCACCGCGAAGGACTACATCAATATAGTTGCCTTGTGGGCGCGCCAACTATCGGGTGTGCCCGTGCGGATCGTGGTTAGCGTACGCATTAATCCAATTTTGCACTTTCAGCATGTCACAAAGCTGCGGGAGAAGATAATTCCCATGCTGATGCGTGTCACGTACCCACGAGCTGACAGCGTCGTTGCTGTCTCACATGGAGTTGCTGTCGACCTCATAAGGTTCATTGGCATTCGCAAGGACAAGGTCCACGTGGTCTATAATCCGGTCGTGTCGGATGCCATTTTCATAAGAGCCGCGGAGCCAGTGCACCATCCGTGGTTTGCGCCTGGCGAACCTCCAGTGGTACTGGCAGTGGGAAGACTTACTGCACAGAAGGACTTTGGTACTCTGATCAAGGCATTTTCGTTGGTGCGTAAGGAGCGTATAGCGCGCCTGATGATTTTGGGGGAAGGCAAAGAGCGTCCAACTCTGGAACGTATGGTGCACGACCTTGGACTCGATGAGGTCGTGTCCCTGCCAGGATTTGAAGTCAATCCATACAAGTACATGAAACGGGCTGCAGTCTTTGTTCTCTCCTCTCGTTGGGAGGGATTTGGGAACGTACTGGCTGAGGCCATGGCACTTGGAACTCCCGTCGTTTCTACAGACTGTCCCAGTGGGCCAGCGGAAATATTGGAATATGGCCGGTGGGGGGATTTGGTACCCGTTGCAGACCCGCAGGCATTGGCCCGTGCCATCCTAAAGCGGTTGGACGAACGGGACGAAACCAAGACTAGAGGAGCAGCTGCGAGGGCGCAGGAGTTCTCGTTACGGAGGTCAGTCGATCGCTACGCCCGGTTGTTACTCGGGGAGCGTGAACGGGATTTGGCTATGTTCACTTAG
- a CDS encoding O-antigen ligase codes for MIDLALAYLALAFLALFYNGVILFDGPVKIVPYDVVFILGAFLFAPKVLLDKRAVITRELRGGMGLSMILLTWVLLQAFRSPDLGRAVTLVGILIRDIGTMVLVGMGMSQWQVGRQRLSKLLFSVAAIATAIALLVYVWTISDPAKVSANPRPGLIYRAGEGFFPHLQGFTNNPIYLAVLILIAIASGLVSHPATIVGRVWRWAGLGVLFLGMIMTFSRGALITMVLAAFMVVVIVGAVSKSARSISKRLVGGIALGGLIGVPVLGMIELPGQDVSVLGRIVFRFTEARWASRADNYWWSLLPDVYERPVLGHGLRAAELKLFGQAVENSYLDLVYDQGLVGLMLWSALICYIYSVAMRQARNDGNGVLFVYMWSIVVLSMAYVSMHYDPITWIIAGWILSGVQRSDGHKRTPSA; via the coding sequence TTGATTGACTTGGCGTTAGCGTATCTTGCACTTGCCTTTTTGGCGCTGTTTTATAACGGTGTTATACTATTTGATGGCCCCGTTAAAATTGTTCCGTATGACGTCGTATTTATTCTCGGTGCTTTCTTGTTTGCCCCTAAAGTTCTCCTGGATAAAAGAGCCGTGATCACCAGGGAACTAAGGGGCGGAATGGGTCTTTCTATGATTTTGTTGACTTGGGTACTTCTACAAGCGTTCCGGTCGCCCGACCTCGGACGTGCGGTGACATTGGTGGGCATCCTGATTCGCGACATCGGGACGATGGTGCTTGTGGGAATGGGAATGTCGCAGTGGCAGGTGGGGCGGCAGCGGTTGTCCAAGTTGCTGTTTTCTGTAGCTGCAATCGCAACCGCAATTGCGTTACTAGTGTATGTTTGGACTATCAGTGATCCTGCTAAGGTTAGTGCGAATCCGAGGCCTGGGCTCATATATCGGGCTGGCGAAGGCTTCTTTCCACACCTCCAGGGATTCACGAACAATCCGATCTATCTTGCTGTGCTAATTTTGATCGCAATTGCTTCGGGTTTGGTATCGCATCCGGCTACGATTGTCGGGCGGGTGTGGCGCTGGGCGGGGTTGGGTGTGTTGTTTCTAGGTATGATAATGACCTTCTCGCGCGGCGCTCTCATAACGATGGTGCTCGCGGCATTCATGGTGGTGGTTATTGTAGGAGCTGTTTCAAAGTCGGCGCGGAGCATTAGCAAGCGTCTAGTTGGCGGTATTGCGTTGGGGGGTCTAATAGGCGTCCCGGTGCTGGGTATGATCGAGTTACCCGGCCAAGATGTTTCCGTGCTTGGTAGAATTGTGTTTCGCTTCACAGAGGCGCGATGGGCTTCTCGAGCGGACAATTACTGGTGGAGTTTGTTGCCTGATGTTTATGAGAGGCCAGTACTTGGGCATGGGCTAAGGGCGGCTGAGTTGAAATTGTTTGGACAGGCGGTCGAGAATTCGTATTTGGACCTCGTTTATGACCAAGGGCTTGTTGGCCTGATGTTATGGAGTGCGTTGATATGTTATATTTACAGTGTCGCTATGCGACAGGCGAGGAATGATGGGAACGGTGTCTTATTTGTATACATGTGGTCAATAGTAGTCCTGTCTATGGCTTATGTTTCCATGCACTACGATCCTATTACATGGATAATTGCGGGTTGGATCTTGAGCGGTGTACAGAGGAGCGATGGGCACAAGAGGACGCCAAGTGCCTGA
- a CDS encoding YveK family protein has product MGNAVDHEELALEEWLLVVARRWRIIALMIVVSICLVGIRMAMVPPTFEARARLLVLPPDQAVNDVETLELYRNLVPTYKELLASRRVMDAVLRDLGLSWSSDEYRRRVRIRAYEESQVLDVFVRDSSPSEAARIANRAAEIMTGIAAEVMRENRLVLLDSAVPPEEPVSPRPALELSLAVLLGLLVGTSIGLALEVLDRRICDEAAVERRLGLPVLGVIPHIDL; this is encoded by the coding sequence ATGGGTAATGCAGTGGATCACGAGGAGTTAGCATTGGAAGAATGGCTGCTGGTTGTGGCCAGGCGATGGCGAATCATTGCATTGATGATAGTGGTTTCAATATGTCTTGTTGGGATTAGGATGGCCATGGTGCCGCCAACGTTTGAGGCGCGGGCACGACTGTTGGTTCTTCCCCCCGATCAGGCTGTTAACGATGTCGAGACCTTAGAACTGTATCGTAATTTGGTCCCTACGTATAAAGAGTTGCTGGCGAGTAGGCGTGTCATGGATGCCGTCCTAAGGGACCTCGGTCTGAGTTGGTCTTCAGACGAGTATCGCCGGCGGGTGCGTATTAGGGCCTATGAGGAAAGCCAAGTGCTCGATGTGTTTGTTCGGGATAGCTCTCCCTCCGAGGCGGCGCGAATAGCGAATCGTGCCGCTGAGATCATGACGGGCATAGCGGCTGAGGTCATGCGCGAAAACAGGCTTGTGTTGCTTGATTCTGCCGTGCCACCAGAGGAACCGGTCAGTCCTCGGCCGGCGTTGGAACTATCGCTAGCTGTGTTATTGGGGCTACTCGTTGGAACCAGTATTGGGCTAGCGCTCGAGGTGTTGGATCGGCGAATCTGTGACGAGGCTGCCGTAGAGCGTCGTCTCGGGTTGCCTGTTCTGGGTGTAATCCCCCATATTGACCTGTAG
- a CDS encoding CpsD/CapB family tyrosine-protein kinase, with the protein MTEAFHTQGQEVVARYQSRRSRAVRDAEKDYDIGILGGLESHSPAVEAYRLVRTNLQYLAVDKPLRSIMITSGLPGEGKSLTAANLALSFANAGKTTVLVEADMRRPVQSALFGLANVYGLSAVLAGSCTLNEALQLVPRAKNLWVLPAGPTPPNPAELLGSRRAHELFAGLVNDYEVVIYDTPPAVMVADPLVLAPKVDGVILVVSAENSDHVQSQKAKEALEKVGARILGVILNDVPLKRMGYYARYYRRR; encoded by the coding sequence TTGACGGAGGCTTTCCACACCCAGGGTCAGGAGGTTGTAGCACGTTACCAGTCCCGGCGGTCTAGGGCGGTTCGGGATGCGGAGAAGGATTACGATATCGGTATTCTTGGCGGTCTGGAATCACATTCACCAGCCGTGGAAGCCTACCGGCTCGTCCGCACGAACTTGCAGTACTTGGCGGTAGATAAGCCACTACGCAGTATCATGATCACCAGCGGCTTGCCGGGTGAGGGTAAGTCGCTGACCGCGGCCAACCTGGCCTTGAGCTTTGCCAACGCGGGTAAGACTACCGTGCTTGTTGAAGCTGACATGCGGCGGCCAGTACAATCGGCACTGTTTGGGCTTGCGAATGTGTATGGCCTGTCCGCGGTCCTGGCTGGTTCTTGTACCCTTAATGAAGCGCTCCAATTGGTCCCGCGTGCTAAGAACCTATGGGTCCTACCCGCCGGCCCAACGCCGCCCAACCCGGCAGAACTACTTGGGTCGCGCCGTGCTCATGAGCTCTTTGCCGGCTTGGTTAATGACTATGAGGTCGTAATCTACGACACCCCACCAGCAGTTATGGTTGCAGATCCCCTGGTGCTGGCACCAAAGGTGGATGGCGTGATCCTGGTGGTTAGCGCCGAGAACTCCGACCACGTGCAGTCCCAGAAGGCAAAGGAGGCCTTGGAGAAGGTAGGTGCTCGCATTCTGGGCGTTATCCTTAACGACGTGCCGCTCAAACGGATGGGCTACTACGCGCGTTATTACCGGCGGCGGTGA